One region of Eupeodes corollae chromosome 1, idEupCoro1.1, whole genome shotgun sequence genomic DNA includes:
- the LOC129942028 gene encoding katanin p60 ATPase-containing subunit A-like 1 isoform X3, with the protein MRGEETYRRVTREKLVVRGNTTIRTLDSTTSFLPTIESSSSTPAGLSHMARMMDSLILDQYPPFTFTKITTTHRPTRTGTVKKTATTTTMGGLASASNLGPVSGIRLSSQKNRLPTQEVPPQPRSTSFTINNSPPLGHNGTINNNNLGNTNTNSLPNPTDNRWISSLRRRDPELQPTLPSINLSHHGSSNNIGLSSTAEKLRSRSNKVSTTSRKSRSVERIRARKLTSQIKLKEKVKKNSVDLDNSNSDDQEATSLDENSTSQNTPKGSPKTKSKVFAPIGFEPHLVDALEKDILQRHPGVKWIDVAGLNEAKAILQEAVVLPIIMPDFFKGIRRPWRGVLMVGPPGTGKTMMAKAVATECGTTFFNVSSSTLTSKYRGESEKLVRLLFEMARFYAPSTIFIDEIDALCASRGSETEHEASRRFKAELLIQMDGLNASMQEDKVIMVLAATNHPWDIDEAFRRRFEKRIYITLPNDETRLALLDLCLKDVNLYPELDTKYIGDQLKGYSGSDISNVCRDAAMMSMRRRIVGKSPSEIKQIRREDVDLPITLQDFEDAMLRTKRSVSADDVCRFEKWMQEYGSC; encoded by the exons TTCTTCCTCAACACCTGCTGGTCTCTCACATATGGCCAGGATGATGGATTCATTAATACTTGATCAATATCCACCATTTACtttcacaaaaataacaacCACTCATAGACCAACAAGAACTGGAACTGTAAAGAAAACTGCTACAACTACGACTATGGGAGGATTGGCTTCAGCATCTAATCTTGGTCCAGTCTCAGGAATAAGACTGAGTTCTCAAAAAAACCGTTTGCCAACTCAAG AAGTTCCACCTCAACCAAGATCAACaagttttacaataaataactCTCCACCACTTGGTCACAATGGcaccatcaacaacaacaatcttGGCAATACAAATACCAACTCTCTTCCAAATCCAACAGATAACCGATGGATTTCTTCACTCCGCCGAAGAGATCCAGAATTGCAACCCACATTGCCGTCGATTAATTTAAGCCATCATGGAAGTTCTAATAATATTGGTCTTTCGAGTACAGCTGAAAAACTTCGTTCACGCAGCAACAAAGTTTCAACAACTTCAAGAAAAAGCCGTTCTGTAGAACGAATTCGGGCTAGAAAACTTacttcacaaattaaattaaaggaaAAGGTCAAGAAAAACTCTGTCGATTTGGATAACTCTAATTCTGATGATCAGGAAGCAACATCATTAGACGAGAATTCAACATCACAAAACACACCAAAAGGTTCAccgaaaaccaaatcaaaagTCTTCGCACCAATTGGATTTGAACCTCATTTAGTGGATGCTTTAGAAAAAGATATTCTACAAAGGCATCCGGGTGTCAAGTGGATTGATGTGGCTGGTCTAAATGAGGCAAAAGCTATTCTCCAAGAAGCCGTTGTTCTTCCGATTATAATgcctgatttttttaaaggcatTCGTCGGCCTTGGCGTGGTGTTCTTATGGTTGGTCCGCCTGGCACTGGGAAAACAATGATGGCTAAGGCTGTCGCTACAGAATGTGGAACTACATTCTTTAATGTTTCTTCGTCGACCCTTACTTCAAAATACAGAGGTGAAAGTGAAAAATTGGTGAGACTACTATTTGAAATGGCAAGATTTTATGCACCAAGCACAATATTTATTGACGAAATTGATGCATTATGTGCATCACGTGGAAGTGAAACCGAACATGAGGCAAGTCGAAGGTTCAAAGCAGAATTGCTTATTCAAATGGACGGCTTAAATGCATCAATGCAGGAGGATAAGGTTATTATGGTTTTAGCAGCAACAAATCACCCATGGGATATCGATGAAGCCTTTCGACGAAGGTTCGAGAAAAGGATTTACATTACTTTGCCTAAcg atgaAACTCGTTTGGCCTTACTTGACCTTTGTTTAAAAGATGTTAACTTATATCCAGAGCTTGACACAAAATATATTGGTGACCAGCTCAAAGGTTATTCAGGTTCTGATATCAGCAATGTGTGTCGTGACGCAGCAATGATGTCGATGCGGCGTCGAATAGTAGGTAAATCACCTTCAGAAATTAAGCAAATCCGCAGAGAAGATGTCGATCTTCCCATTACGCTTCAAGACTTTGAAGATGCTATGTTAAGAACTAAAAGATCCGTATCTGCTGATGAcgtttgtcgatttgaaaaATGGATGCAGGAATATGGATCATGTTAG
- the LOC129942028 gene encoding katanin p60 ATPase-containing subunit A-like 1 isoform X1: MRITNPQRVSNAMFGTSAQNWLGMDGNFNQAETANGNTVPHHPFLRKRSVSNSNPALEHVEYEVAVPIVPSYRHTPYHSLWDLHQCSSSTPAGLSHMARMMDSLILDQYPPFTFTKITTTHRPTRTGTVKKTATTTTMGGLASASNLGPVSGIRLSSQKNRLPTQEVPPQPRSTSFTINNSPPLGHNGTINNNNLGNTNTNSLPNPTDNRWISSLRRRDPELQPTLPSINLSHHGSSNNIGLSSTAEKLRSRSNKVSTTSRKSRSVERIRARKLTSQIKLKEKVKKNSVDLDNSNSDDQEATSLDENSTSQNTPKGSPKTKSKVFAPIGFEPHLVDALEKDILQRHPGVKWIDVAGLNEAKAILQEAVVLPIIMPDFFKGIRRPWRGVLMVGPPGTGKTMMAKAVATECGTTFFNVSSSTLTSKYRGESEKLVRLLFEMARFYAPSTIFIDEIDALCASRGSETEHEASRRFKAELLIQMDGLNASMQEDKVIMVLAATNHPWDIDEAFRRRFEKRIYITLPNDETRLALLDLCLKDVNLYPELDTKYIGDQLKGYSGSDISNVCRDAAMMSMRRRIVGKSPSEIKQIRREDVDLPITLQDFEDAMLRTKRSVSADDVCRFEKWMQEYGSC, from the exons ATGAGGATTACTAACCCTCAAAGGGTATCAAACGCAATGTTCGGTACAAGTGCACAGAATTGGTTAGGAATGGATGGAAACTTTAATCAAGCCGAAACTGCAAATGGAAATACTGTACCACATCATCCTTTTCTAAGAAAACGCAGTGTTTCCAATTCCAATCCAGCTCTAGAGCATGTGGAGTATGAAGTTGCTGTTCCAATTGTGCCCTCCTATAGACACACACCATATCATTCCTTATGGGATTTGCATCAatg TTCTTCCTCAACACCTGCTGGTCTCTCACATATGGCCAGGATGATGGATTCATTAATACTTGATCAATATCCACCATTTACtttcacaaaaataacaacCACTCATAGACCAACAAGAACTGGAACTGTAAAGAAAACTGCTACAACTACGACTATGGGAGGATTGGCTTCAGCATCTAATCTTGGTCCAGTCTCAGGAATAAGACTGAGTTCTCAAAAAAACCGTTTGCCAACTCAAG AAGTTCCACCTCAACCAAGATCAACaagttttacaataaataactCTCCACCACTTGGTCACAATGGcaccatcaacaacaacaatcttGGCAATACAAATACCAACTCTCTTCCAAATCCAACAGATAACCGATGGATTTCTTCACTCCGCCGAAGAGATCCAGAATTGCAACCCACATTGCCGTCGATTAATTTAAGCCATCATGGAAGTTCTAATAATATTGGTCTTTCGAGTACAGCTGAAAAACTTCGTTCACGCAGCAACAAAGTTTCAACAACTTCAAGAAAAAGCCGTTCTGTAGAACGAATTCGGGCTAGAAAACTTacttcacaaattaaattaaaggaaAAGGTCAAGAAAAACTCTGTCGATTTGGATAACTCTAATTCTGATGATCAGGAAGCAACATCATTAGACGAGAATTCAACATCACAAAACACACCAAAAGGTTCAccgaaaaccaaatcaaaagTCTTCGCACCAATTGGATTTGAACCTCATTTAGTGGATGCTTTAGAAAAAGATATTCTACAAAGGCATCCGGGTGTCAAGTGGATTGATGTGGCTGGTCTAAATGAGGCAAAAGCTATTCTCCAAGAAGCCGTTGTTCTTCCGATTATAATgcctgatttttttaaaggcatTCGTCGGCCTTGGCGTGGTGTTCTTATGGTTGGTCCGCCTGGCACTGGGAAAACAATGATGGCTAAGGCTGTCGCTACAGAATGTGGAACTACATTCTTTAATGTTTCTTCGTCGACCCTTACTTCAAAATACAGAGGTGAAAGTGAAAAATTGGTGAGACTACTATTTGAAATGGCAAGATTTTATGCACCAAGCACAATATTTATTGACGAAATTGATGCATTATGTGCATCACGTGGAAGTGAAACCGAACATGAGGCAAGTCGAAGGTTCAAAGCAGAATTGCTTATTCAAATGGACGGCTTAAATGCATCAATGCAGGAGGATAAGGTTATTATGGTTTTAGCAGCAACAAATCACCCATGGGATATCGATGAAGCCTTTCGACGAAGGTTCGAGAAAAGGATTTACATTACTTTGCCTAAcg atgaAACTCGTTTGGCCTTACTTGACCTTTGTTTAAAAGATGTTAACTTATATCCAGAGCTTGACACAAAATATATTGGTGACCAGCTCAAAGGTTATTCAGGTTCTGATATCAGCAATGTGTGTCGTGACGCAGCAATGATGTCGATGCGGCGTCGAATAGTAGGTAAATCACCTTCAGAAATTAAGCAAATCCGCAGAGAAGATGTCGATCTTCCCATTACGCTTCAAGACTTTGAAGATGCTATGTTAAGAACTAAAAGATCCGTATCTGCTGATGAcgtttgtcgatttgaaaaATGGATGCAGGAATATGGATCATGTTAG
- the LOC129942028 gene encoding katanin p60 ATPase-containing subunit A-like 1 isoform X2, which yields MRITNPQRVSNAMFGTSAQNWLGMDGNFNQAETANGNTVPHHPFLRKRSVSNSNPALEHVEYEVAVPIVPSYRHTPYHSLWDLHQCSSSTPAGLSHMARMMDSLILDQYPPFTFTKITTTHRPTRTGTVKKTATTTTMGGLASASNLGPVSGIRLSSQKNRLPTQVPPQPRSTSFTINNSPPLGHNGTINNNNLGNTNTNSLPNPTDNRWISSLRRRDPELQPTLPSINLSHHGSSNNIGLSSTAEKLRSRSNKVSTTSRKSRSVERIRARKLTSQIKLKEKVKKNSVDLDNSNSDDQEATSLDENSTSQNTPKGSPKTKSKVFAPIGFEPHLVDALEKDILQRHPGVKWIDVAGLNEAKAILQEAVVLPIIMPDFFKGIRRPWRGVLMVGPPGTGKTMMAKAVATECGTTFFNVSSSTLTSKYRGESEKLVRLLFEMARFYAPSTIFIDEIDALCASRGSETEHEASRRFKAELLIQMDGLNASMQEDKVIMVLAATNHPWDIDEAFRRRFEKRIYITLPNDETRLALLDLCLKDVNLYPELDTKYIGDQLKGYSGSDISNVCRDAAMMSMRRRIVGKSPSEIKQIRREDVDLPITLQDFEDAMLRTKRSVSADDVCRFEKWMQEYGSC from the exons ATGAGGATTACTAACCCTCAAAGGGTATCAAACGCAATGTTCGGTACAAGTGCACAGAATTGGTTAGGAATGGATGGAAACTTTAATCAAGCCGAAACTGCAAATGGAAATACTGTACCACATCATCCTTTTCTAAGAAAACGCAGTGTTTCCAATTCCAATCCAGCTCTAGAGCATGTGGAGTATGAAGTTGCTGTTCCAATTGTGCCCTCCTATAGACACACACCATATCATTCCTTATGGGATTTGCATCAatg TTCTTCCTCAACACCTGCTGGTCTCTCACATATGGCCAGGATGATGGATTCATTAATACTTGATCAATATCCACCATTTACtttcacaaaaataacaacCACTCATAGACCAACAAGAACTGGAACTGTAAAGAAAACTGCTACAACTACGACTATGGGAGGATTGGCTTCAGCATCTAATCTTGGTCCAGTCTCAGGAATAAGACTGAGTTCTCAAAAAAACCGTTTGCCAACTCAAG TTCCACCTCAACCAAGATCAACaagttttacaataaataactCTCCACCACTTGGTCACAATGGcaccatcaacaacaacaatcttGGCAATACAAATACCAACTCTCTTCCAAATCCAACAGATAACCGATGGATTTCTTCACTCCGCCGAAGAGATCCAGAATTGCAACCCACATTGCCGTCGATTAATTTAAGCCATCATGGAAGTTCTAATAATATTGGTCTTTCGAGTACAGCTGAAAAACTTCGTTCACGCAGCAACAAAGTTTCAACAACTTCAAGAAAAAGCCGTTCTGTAGAACGAATTCGGGCTAGAAAACTTacttcacaaattaaattaaaggaaAAGGTCAAGAAAAACTCTGTCGATTTGGATAACTCTAATTCTGATGATCAGGAAGCAACATCATTAGACGAGAATTCAACATCACAAAACACACCAAAAGGTTCAccgaaaaccaaatcaaaagTCTTCGCACCAATTGGATTTGAACCTCATTTAGTGGATGCTTTAGAAAAAGATATTCTACAAAGGCATCCGGGTGTCAAGTGGATTGATGTGGCTGGTCTAAATGAGGCAAAAGCTATTCTCCAAGAAGCCGTTGTTCTTCCGATTATAATgcctgatttttttaaaggcatTCGTCGGCCTTGGCGTGGTGTTCTTATGGTTGGTCCGCCTGGCACTGGGAAAACAATGATGGCTAAGGCTGTCGCTACAGAATGTGGAACTACATTCTTTAATGTTTCTTCGTCGACCCTTACTTCAAAATACAGAGGTGAAAGTGAAAAATTGGTGAGACTACTATTTGAAATGGCAAGATTTTATGCACCAAGCACAATATTTATTGACGAAATTGATGCATTATGTGCATCACGTGGAAGTGAAACCGAACATGAGGCAAGTCGAAGGTTCAAAGCAGAATTGCTTATTCAAATGGACGGCTTAAATGCATCAATGCAGGAGGATAAGGTTATTATGGTTTTAGCAGCAACAAATCACCCATGGGATATCGATGAAGCCTTTCGACGAAGGTTCGAGAAAAGGATTTACATTACTTTGCCTAAcg atgaAACTCGTTTGGCCTTACTTGACCTTTGTTTAAAAGATGTTAACTTATATCCAGAGCTTGACACAAAATATATTGGTGACCAGCTCAAAGGTTATTCAGGTTCTGATATCAGCAATGTGTGTCGTGACGCAGCAATGATGTCGATGCGGCGTCGAATAGTAGGTAAATCACCTTCAGAAATTAAGCAAATCCGCAGAGAAGATGTCGATCTTCCCATTACGCTTCAAGACTTTGAAGATGCTATGTTAAGAACTAAAAGATCCGTATCTGCTGATGAcgtttgtcgatttgaaaaATGGATGCAGGAATATGGATCATGTTAG